The Balaenoptera acutorostrata chromosome 15, mBalAcu1.1, whole genome shotgun sequence genome contains a region encoding:
- the FAM110A gene encoding protein FAM110A, whose translation MPVDTLTPGTRDTPALPFRLQTKVPGYLLQRPADCGARKPSAVERLEADKAKYVKSLHVASTRQEPVQPLLCKRPLFSAGTRRTVLTPSRRVLPGPGRRPQLDLDILSSLINLCDSPVSPAEASRTPGRSEGARQAPPATPPRPPPSIAAVRRVDVLPLPASPAQPCPSPGTAATSSPARPPGLQRSKSDLSERFSRAAADLERFFNFCGLDQEEARGLGVAHLARANSDIVSLAGPSAGPASSEGGCSRRSSATIEELARERVPYGVSVIERNARVIKWLYGLRQARETPAAEG comes from the coding sequence ATGCCTGTGGACACGCTGACTCCGGGAACCCGAGACACCCCCGCCCTACCTTTCCGCCTACAGACCAAGGTCCCCGGCTACCTGCTACAGCGGCCAGCAGACTGTGGAGCCCGGAAACCTAGTGCTGTAGAGCGCCTGGAGGCCGACAAGGCCAAGTACGTCAAGAGCCTGCATGTGGCCAGTACCCGccaggaacctgtgcagccccTGCTGTGCAAACGGCCACTCTTCAGTGCTGGAACTCGCCGCACGGTGCTCACGCCTAGCCGCCGAGTCCTGCCTGGCCCCGGCCGCCGGCCCCAGCTGGACCTGGACATCCTGAGCAGCCTCATCAACTTGTGTGATAGTCCTGTGTCCCCTGCTGAGGCCAGCCGTACCCCCGGACGGTCAGAGGGGGCCCGCCAggctcccccagccacccccccaCGCCCACCACCCAGTATTGCTGCAGTCCGCCGAGTGGATGTCCTTCCCCTGCCAGCGtcacctgcccagccctgcccatcacCAGGCACTGCCGCCACCTCTAGCCCGGCCCGGCCCCCAGGTTTGCAACGCTCCAAGTCAGACCTGAGTGAGCGCTTCTCCCGGGCAGCAGCTGACCTGGAGCGATTTTTTAACTTCTGCGGCCTGGACCAGGAGGAGGCACGGGGATTGGGTGTGGCCCACCTAGCCCGGGCCAACTCAGACATCGTGTCCCTGGCTGGGCCCAGTGCTGGGCCGGCTAGCTCCGAGGGGGGCTGCTCCCGCCGCAGCTCTGCCACCATCGAGGAGCTGGCTCGGGAGCGCGTCCCCTATGGTGTGTCAGTGATAGAGCGCAACGCCCGGGTGATCAAATGGCTGTATGGGTTGCGACAAGCGCGGGAGACTCCAGCAGCTGAGGGCTAG